Below is a window of Mycobacterium dioxanotrophicus DNA.
ACCATCGACCCTCACGACCTGCTGCTGCGTGACCGCGATGGCCGTGACGGACGACTGGTTCCACGCGCAGCTCAAGGAACGCCGGGATCCGAACGGGGCCAGGCCCGCACGGCGTGGGCTCAGACAGCAGACACCGACGAGCCGACGCTGATGCGCTTTCTCAACGATTTCTACCTCGACGTCGCCTACGACGTGCAGCGGTTGCGCCACGAGATCAGCCTGTTGATGACCGCCAACGGACTCAGGTCAGACGACAACGCGGTCGATCAGGGTGCGGGCTGGATCGCCGCGCAGGTCCGTGCCGGACACCGCCGGCTGAGCCTCGATGACATCAAGGACGCGGTGACCTCCCTGAATCTACGCGCGGGCTCCCCGTGGACCACCGTCTCCATCGCGACCATCAAACATGACCCGCTCGCCGACCAGGCCGCAGTCAGCATCGATTGGGTCGAGCGCATCGCCGGCGACAAGGACTGGACCCGGGTGGCCCCAGCGCCGCCGCATACGTGGGACGAGTTGGCCGCCGACGTCGCCACGCTGCCGCCCGGACTAGGTGGTGCGCGCCGCATCCTCGTCGGTGGCCACTTGCGGCAGGCCACCGGTTTTCTCGTGGGCGCCGAACTCCGTCGGGTCCTGGGGTACGAGGTCGGCATCCGCCAGGGCGACCAACTCTGGAGTAGTGAAGAAGCCACTCAGACCTACCCGCTGGACGTGGCGGAGCAGACCGTCGGCTCCGGCGCGGGCACCGCGCTCATCGTTAACGTCGCCGCCGACGCCGCATCCGCCGCCATCGAATGGATACAACAATCGGAACTGCCGGTGGGGACCATCGTGACGGCCACACCGTCGGCCGGAACGGGCCCACGGGCGGTGCCCACACCAGCTACCGCCAACAGCCTCGCTGTCGCGGTGCGCGACCTCGCCCGCCGCCACGCCAGCACGGGACCGCTGCATCTGTTCCTCATCGGTCCACTCGGATTGGCAGTCCTGATGGGACATCACTGGAACCGCGTCGCCATCACACACGTCTATGAGCACCTCGGCGGACCGGACTACGTGCACGCATTCACCGTCGACGCCTAGCCGTGCACGCGGCACTGCGTGACCCCTCTCGCCGTGCGGGCTTCCCGCGCTGGACGGGCTCAGGTTGTGTTCTGCTACTGCTGGCCCTTCTTCGCCTTGTCCGGCGCCCGCAGCAGCGGCAGGGCGTGACGCAGCATCGGGGAAGATGCCCAGCACGCGCACGCGCAGACGTCCGCGAGCGTCGTCGAGGACGTCCACTGTGTCACCGTCAACTACGCGCAGCACCGTCGCCGTGGCCGCCGCCGCCTCAACCGGAGCGGCGCACGCCGAGGCGGGGGCCGCCGCCACAGCGGCGGCCAATGTCAGCGCAGTCACCAAAACGTGTTCTCATGTATCCATTTTCATGCCCACATCGAAACCCGCCTGCACGAATTTCGATTACACGTCACGGCTCGGCGAGTTCGGCGATCAACGCTTCCACCCGCGCAGCGCTTCCTGGGTCCATCGGCTTGCCCGTTTCGGCAGACTCCACCAGCTCCGCCGAGAGCCCGCCCACCGCGGCCGCCTCACCGGCGCTTAAGTTCGCCCGGCGCCGTGCGGCGTAGAGCCGCTGGCCCAGTGAGGCGTCCGGATGGGCCGCGGCCTTGAGCATGAGTTCGTCATAGCGGCGGCGAATGAGCCCCAGAGACTTGACCACCTCAGCTGGCGAGCCCTGGCTGTGGCGCATCGCCCGCGCGGCAAGAGCCTCTAGCTTGCGCAGGTCAGCCAGGATCGTCGACGCGCGTTTTGCGAAGTCGGGTGACGAGGCCGGGGGCAGATCGTCGATCGCAGTGTCGAAGCGGGCTAGGGCCAACTTGAGCGCATCCACCACCAGCACAGCGCTCTCGGACCCATCCGGCGGCGGGGCGGCCACTTCATCAGCTGTGCTCCCGGCCCGGATGCGCGCTATCGTTCCCGCCGGCCACTGCAAAAGTTCTTCCAGGGTGTGCCTGGTGCGCTCCCTGGGCCAGGACCGGCCCTTTTCGAAGTGGATCAGCGCCGGGGCGGTGATGACTTTCTGGCGTGCCAGCTCGCGCTGGGAAATCCCCAATTCACGTCGGCGAGCTGCGGCAGCGGCACCCGCGCGGGCAATCCCGTCGTCTGTGTCGCCTTCCTCCACCGCGTCAGTGTAACCAGCGGTTATCACGGTTTCCGAACATCACGAGGCACATATTGGCCCGATTCCAGTGAAGTACGCGCTAACGCTGCTCGGCTGCGATGGGCGGTCCAGGGCGCAAAACTTCATCGTTGAAATTTATCGGTAGATAGTGCACTGCTAAAGCTAGGTGCTAAAGTTCGGGTGATTCGATAGCTCAGTGGGAGGAGCGACGGTGACAGTGACACTGGAACGACCAACGGTGCGCGACAGCACCCTGCCATGCATTTCCGATCCGGATCGGTGGGCCGCCGGCGGCGAAGATCCGGAGTTGAAAGCACTATGCCGTGGCTGCCCGCGCCGCTGGCAATGCGCCAAAGATGCCCTCGACACCCCCGGCGCCGAAGGCATGTGGTCAGGGGTCAACCTCCCCAAAGAGGGCCGAGGCCGCAAATTCGCGCTGCGCCAACTTCGATCACTAGCCGCCCATGGCGGATTCAACGTCGCAGACGAGGCCGGCGCAGACGACTAACGCTGGCGGCGACATGGGAAACCCACAACGACTACGAAATGCGCTGTGCGCAAACATTGTCCGATCTGGACACGCGGCTGTACCGATGAGCACGGCCCAGTTTTGTCGGACACTTCCTGACCTACCCCGGGACGGTAACGGCGCCGATCGAACATGTGTAAGGACCGATATCGCTTCATCGTCCGACGAGTCAACACCTCATGATCAGCCGTGGCACTTCTTCTCAATGGTGTTGCGGGGCAGATTTCGAGGAGTCAGTCGGCCCGGCCGTTGGCGCACACCAGGACAGGTGGCGTTTCGGCGCGCTACCCATACCCATCGCGTCGTGCTCGCGGCCGATGAGCGTGGATGCGAGAGTCCCTGCACCACCTTGGTCGTCACCGGTCCGTGGCTGCGGCCGTGGGGATTCTGGTGTGACCGGGAACGATTCGTCCCCCGGCAAGATTTCGGAGACGGCGGATGCGGTGACCTCCGATGACCGAGATCGCTCGACGCCGTCTGCACACGCACTCCTCGACGTCCGGCCCGGCCCGCGTTGGCTCCGTCGGTCGATCGCCAGTTTGGCGCGGTGTTCGTCACCCCTTTGAGCGCTCGCGAATATCTCATGCTCAGCGACCCGGACGTGCGCCGGCGGCGGCTGGGTACTGCTCGACGACCGCCGCACCATAGTGGGGTATCACCGGCACCAGCTCTACCCTGCGCTCGATACTGACCGCAGTAGTCACACAACCGCTTCCGCAGCATTCATCCCCGACGTCGAGCAGCGTGAGCGGCTCGCTGCGGCCGGGTGGAACGTCCGCCCAGGCGGTGACACCGCACTGCTGGTCCCCTACCTGGGCAGCACCCCTCGTCCATGGGAGCAAACAGCATGATTATCAGTCATCCGCTGGCCGGTCCCGCACCACGTCGTACGCTGTGGGGCCGCGTTCAATCTGGGTAGTGACCAGCGTGTCTGACCGGATAATCCGCCACGTCATGCCAAACTCGTCGGCACACGACCATCAGGAGGCACATCAACCCCACGCAGCCGAGCTCGTCACAGTACGGCCCAGAATGCAGAAAACCCCGCCGAAGCGGGGCCATCTGATTTCCCGGACGGGAGCCTCACCTCTCATCCGGAAGGCCGCCACAACGAAACATGTCACACCCCGTGTAGCTGCCACCTTTGCAGGTGGCTTCAGGATAGAGGACGCCCTCGTGAGCCGCAATAGTCCAAGATACTGGCCCACAGCCAGGACCCACTCCGCACCAACCCACTCGACGGCCGCGTCATACCCACCCCCCACGATGAGTGCGCCGCCTCCCCCAGCGGCGGTCTGGAAGGCACTCGCGCGGCGGCTCTCGCAGCCCGGCCGCGACAGAATGAAGGTCTTCGATCCGGAGACCAAGGAGTACGCCAAGACGCGGCGGATCAGCGATAGGCTGCCCCCCTTCATGGCCGCCGTCTATCTGTACAAGAACCGCCGTACCACCCTGCTCGCGCTGGACTTCGACAGCAAGACCCACGGCCGAGATCAAGTCGACGCCGACTTCGCCCGCACCCTGGAATGGCTCACCGCCTGCGGAGCCCGCGTTGTCACCGACAGATCCACCAACGGCGGCCGTCACATCCTGGTTCCCCTTGCGATCGGCACGACCGCCAGCTTCGACGAGATCCAACCGTTATTGCGTCAGCTGCAAGCGCGCCTGCCCAGCTTCGACCCCAAACCGATGCAGAACCCGAAGGAGGGCTGCATCTCGGTCCCTAGCACCCCTTGTGCCGGGGGCGGCCACCGGATCCTTGACGGATCGCTCGTCGACGCCATCAACGCCCTCACAGAACGCAGCGAACCCACCCTTCTGCCGGCGCTCTACGCCTTACTCGGAACACTGCCAAGCACCCCGACGTCGTCGACCCACACCTCCCGCCACGCCGAGGGCACCTCCCGCCACGCCGAGGGCACCTCCCGCCACGCCGAGGGCACCTCCCGCCACGCCGAGGGCACCACCGGCCGCGGTGAGCACGAACGGATGACCGAGGGCGCCCGCTGGACGAAGCCCATGCCCCTTGACGTCGCCGCATTCCTCTCCAGCGGCGTGCTCACCCGCACGACGTGGCGCAGTCAGTCCGAGGCCCGCATGTCAGCGGTCCTCAATGCCGTCCTTCGCGGCCATAGCCACGCCGAGATCCGCGCCCAGAGCTTTCCCGGCCAGCAATGGAGCGGGCTAGGCGAGTCCTACCGCACCAAACACGGACCCAACGCCGACGCGCAACTCGCTCGCGACGTCCGCAAAGCCTTGCGGTACGCCTCCACACTGCCCGCGAAAACGAATCCGTCCGCACACAGGTACAGATACTCACAGTCGGGGGGCTCTCCCGCAGACAGCCCGCAGTCGCGCTGGCTAGCTGTACTGACCTGAGAGGTTAGGTACGCGGCTGGCGGGTGGTTGGCCGCCGAGTGCGGTGTGGCCGCGGTGGTGATTGTAGGTGTGCAGCCAGCGGGGATATTCGGCGCAGCGTTCGGCGTCGCTGGTGTAGAGACGCGCGTAGGCCCACTCGTCAGCCAGAGTGCGGTGGAAACGCTCCACTTTGCCGTTAGTCTGCGGTCGATACGGCCGAGTGCGGCGATGCTCGATGCCGCCCAGTGCCTCGCCGAATGCGTGTGATCGGTAGCAGGAACCGTTGTCGGTCAATACTTTTCGTACGGTGATGCCGTGCCGGGTGAACCAGGCGTTGGCTCGCAGCCAGAAAGCGGCGGCGGTGTCCTTGCGCTCATCAGAGAGCAGCTCGGAGTAGGCCAAACGCGAATGCGCGTCGATCGCGCTGTGCAGGAAGTGATAGCCGCGCACTGGATTGTGGTGCTTGGTCTGCTGCCCGAACTCTTATCGGCTTGTTTGTTGCGTTTGCCGACTGACTTTCCCAGCATCCGCCAGCCGCCGCCGGCGGGGATCTTGCCCAGTTTCTTGACGTCAACGTGGACCATGTCGCCGCAGGCAGCCGATTCCATCCGGCGGATGACCCGTCCGTGGGGCGGTCGAGCCAACGCAATTTGGCCAGGCCGTAACGAGTCAAGACCCGGTGCACCGTGGAAACGTTGAGTCCTAACAGGTATGCGATGCGTGCAGGTCCCCAGCGACGCAGTACGCGAACTTTGATGATCCGCCGCTCGATACGAGTGGGCGTGCGGTTGGGGCTGTGGCGTGGGCGTGAGCTGCGGTCGACCATGCCGGCCTCACCCTGCTCGCGGTAGCGGCCTGCCCAGCGTGCCGCTGTGGTAACCGCGACCTGGAATCGCTCGGCCGCGCGGCGCAGCGACCAGCCGTCATCGACGACACAACGGGCCAAGCGCAGACGACCAGTTTCTGACAGCGGGGCATTACGGTGTGACACGAAGACCTCCGAGAGGGTTGGTGCGTTCCTAGACAGCTCGCACTTCACTCGGAGGTCTTCTTCATGTCACCACGCCACGCCGTACCTAACGTCCGTGGTCAGTACAGCTAGCCCACGCACTCGCCTGGGCGGACAGAGAGTTCCAGGGAAGGCCGGCGCGATGGACGGTGCGTGATGTGCTTCAGTCCCTCGCGGTCAAGGCTGCAGTCGCCGGTGAGGTCCGTTCAGGTACTCCCATCGTCGGGGTCGGTGGTCGAGGACTGTCACTGTCGGCTGGGTTGATGCCGGCTACGACGGTATTCGAGGTCCTCCGGCGGATCAGGGACATGGTGGGGTCGCCGATCGTTCTCGTCCGACCCAGGGTGGGACGAGAACCCGATTACTATGCGCTGACGACCGGGGGTCCGGACCACATAACTCCGATCCCGCTCGAGCGTGTTCGTGTCCAAGACGTACACCCAGCGTGGAGCGTCATCGGCCGCCAGCACCGGGCGGTCTTCGAGCTGATGACCTACACGGGGCTCACATCGCCGGCCGACATCTACGCCGGGGCCCGGTTGAGCGCACGCGCCGGACAACTGACGCTGTCGACGCTCGCAACGTTTGGGCTTGTCTCCCGTTCGGGGCGGACGGTGGCGCTGGGCACGGTGACCCTCGACGACGTCGCCGCCGCCCACCACCTCGACGACGTGCAGGCTGACCGCATCGCGCGATACCGGCGAGAACGGGCCGCCTGGCACGATTGGCTGGCCTTACAGGACAAGCTGAAGGGAATCATCCCGGCGACCGGTGAATGGCGTGAAATCGCCGTTGAGGAGCCGGTTCCGGGAGAGAATGCGGAGTACCTGGCCGCAGTCCTGGCGCACGGGCCACCTCCGATTGACGAGGAAGCCGCGGCCATCGCACTCGTCACAGAGGTGATGGGCGCGCGCATCTTGGTCGGCGCCGGCACCTAGACAGATAGGCCGGGTGAAACGGCTCGTCGACGGCCAGTGCTATCCGATCACGGCCAAGGGCTTGCGGCGATCGGCCGCCGCGTCCTCCAGAGTCTTGGTCACGACCGGATGATGCACTCCGGTGTGCTCGGCGATAACCGCTTTGCGGGGTTCCCTCTCAGCCGCAGAGAGGATTGCGATCACCGTCTCGACCGGCTTGCGCACCGCACCGGCAGCCACGATCTGCTCGGCCAGTTCCCGCGTTCCCGCAGCGACGGTTGGTGTTGACCGGGGGGCGTCGGTCACACAGGCAGGGGCCAGCCCATCTGTTCCGAGATCCACGGCAGGCGACGGTGATTCAGTTTTGACTGACTCATTCCCGAGCATCGGTTCGGCGGTTACGACGGGCGTCGTAATGGCTGCGACGGCGGGTTGGGTTTCCACCGAGTCAGATACCGTGGGGTTGGCCGCCGGGGCAGCGCCGATGACCGCGCCAGGCCACGGCCGCCTTCACCTCGGCGTCCGCGGCCACCGGTGTCACCTCGGCCTCGGAACGCACGCTGCAGG
It encodes the following:
- a CDS encoding WhiB family transcriptional regulator, whose product is MTVTLERPTVRDSTLPCISDPDRWAAGGEDPELKALCRGCPRRWQCAKDALDTPGAEGMWSGVNLPKEGRGRKFALRQLRSLAAHGGFNVADEAGADD
- a CDS encoding SAVED domain-containing protein; the encoded protein is MQLPSATGVRIAGDDYQWLHAWRVCMEALHQDSTAYAGNPTIAVGVEEPGVGNGDDVVRHRRQPPHAYMQVKYAVDHRTPVGLTYLDDKGILKKMVATHTTLTTESVLVEMRLVTNRTIDPHDLLLRDRDGRDGRLVPRAAQGTPGSERGQARTAWAQTADTDEPTLMRFLNDFYLDVAYDVQRLRHEISLLMTANGLRSDDNAVDQGAGWIAAQVRAGHRRLSLDDIKDAVTSLNLRAGSPWTTVSIATIKHDPLADQAAVSIDWVERIAGDKDWTRVAPAPPHTWDELAADVATLPPGLGGARRILVGGHLRQATGFLVGAELRRVLGYEVGIRQGDQLWSSEEATQTYPLDVAEQTVGSGAGTALIVNVAADAASAAIEWIQQSELPVGTIVTATPSAGTGPRAVPTPATANSLAVAVRDLARRHASTGPLHLFLIGPLGLAVLMGHHWNRVAITHVYEHLGGPDYVHAFTVDA
- a CDS encoding transcriptional regulator; translated protein: MEEGDTDDGIARAGAAAAARRRELGISQRELARQKVITAPALIHFEKGRSWPRERTRHTLEELLQWPAGTIARIRAGSTADEVAAPPPDGSESAVLVVDALKLALARFDTAIDDLPPASSPDFAKRASTILADLRKLEALAARAMRHSQGSPAEVVKSLGLIRRRYDELMLKAAAHPDASLGQRLYAARRRANLSAGEAAAVGGLSAELVESAETGKPMDPGSAARVEALIAELAEP